The window TTCCTGCCGCAGGTCGTCAAAAGCGCTCGCGTCATGAAGAAAGCGGTTGGCTATCTCCTCCCCTTCATGGAAGAAGAGAAAAAATCGGCCGGCCTCGAGCAGCAGAGCTTCCGCGGCAAAATGTTGATAGCCACAGTGAAGGGCGACGTGCACGACATCGGCAAGAACATAGTCGCCGTTGTGCTCGGCTGCAATAACTACCAGGTGATCGACCTGGGAGTGATGGTCCCCGCCGAGAAGATTCTCGATACGGCAATCAAGGAAAGCTGCGACATCATCGGCCTGTCGGGCCTGATCACTCCTAGCCTTGATGAAATGACCTACGTTGCTCGCGAAATGCAACGCCGCGGCATGACCCTGCCGCTGTTAATCGGCGGCGCGACGACCAGCGCCAAACACACTGCCGTGAAGATTGCAACGCAGTACGGCCAGCCCGTTGTGCATGTGCTCGATGCCTCGCGCTCGGTCGGCGTGGTCGAGCGTTTGCTCAATCCCGATTCGCGGCCCGCCATCGAAGCCGAAAATAAAGAGCTGCAACGGCAACTGGTGCAGTCGTATTCCAATCGTCAGCAAAAACTGGTGACCCTGGCTGAAGCCCGCGAAAAGAAATTCGCCACTGATTGGCAAACCGTGCGCATCGACAAACCGGCGTTCACGGGAGCGAGGGTGCTGCGCGATATTCCGCTTGAAAAGATCGTGCCCTATATCGATTGGTCGCCGTTCTTTCAGACCTGGGAACTGAAGGGGAAGTATCCGCGGATCTTCCAGGATCTGAACGTCGGCAAGGAAGCGAAGAAGCTCTTCGACGATGCCCAGCAGTTGCTGCAGCAGATCATTGCCAACAAGCAGTTGACCGCGAACGCGGTGTACGGCTTTTGGCCAGCGGCAAGCGACGGCGACGACATCATCCTGTATACGGACGAATCGCGGCAAAGCGAACTCATGCGGTTTCACACGCTCCGCCAACAATGGCAACGCCAAGGGCAGGAATGTTACCGCGCGCTGGCCGATTACATCGCACCGGTTGGCCGCGGTCGCGAGGACTATCTCGGTGCCTTTGCCGTCACGGCGGGCCTCGGCTGCGACGAACTGTCGGCTGAGTTTTTGAAGAAGTATGACGATTACAGCTCGATCAACGTCAAAGCCCTTGCCGATCGCTTGGCCGAGGCCCTGGCAGAGATGATGCACGAACAAGCCCGGCAGGACTGGGGCTACGAGCAAGTCGGCTCGTTGAAAAATGACGAGCTCATTGAAGAAAACTATCGCGGCATTCGTCCTGCGGCCGGCTACCCTTCGCAGCCCGATCACACCGAGAAGCGGGCACTCTTTGATCTGCTAAACGCCGAGCAGAATGCGGGCGTCAAACTGACGGAGTCGTTTGCCATGTGGCCGGCTGCCAGCGTGAGCGGACTTTACTTCGGCCACCCCGAATCCCGCTATTTTGCGCTCGACCGCATCACGCGCGAACAAGTCGAAGATTATGCCCGCCGCAAGCGAATGACCTTACTTGAAGTCGAACGTTGGCTCGCGCCTAACCTAGGGTATGACCCTTAGGTTATTATGGTCCCTTCGCCGGCAGCCTTCCTCGCCGCGATTCCTTCCTTTGCATGATGTTTCATGAATTTCCTTCCGCTGCTGGATTGCCTTCCTTTGGGCCTGATCGACATTCTGGGTCAAAAGCTCGAAGCTTCTGACCTGGCCGTGGTGGGCCTGCTCATCTTGCTGGAAGGCGTGCTGTCGATCGACAACGCGCTCGTGCTCGGCCTGCTGGCCAAACGCTTGCCGGCCCATCAACGGTCGCGGGCCCTGAGCTACGGCTTGATCGGCGCATTCGTGTTTCGCGTGATCGCCATCTGCACTGCGAGCTTGCTGTTGCAGTTGCCATTTGTGAAGTTCATCGGCGGAGCTTATCTCGTTTACATCGCGGTCAAGCATCTGTTTTTCGAAGGGAAGCAGGAAGGCGAAGACGAAGTCAAACTCGACGAGCATGGCCACCCGATCGTGACGGAAGAAGATACTTCGACGGGCAAGACGTTCGTCGGCGCAGCATTCTGGCCGACTGTTCTAGTCATCGAACTGACCGATATCGCGTTTGCGGTCGACTCCATCCTGGCGGCCATGGCGCTCGCGGGTGGTCATGTCGAAAAGCTGTGGGTCGTTATCACGGGCGGCATCATCGGCGTGGTGTTGATGCGCTTCGCGGCGGCGATCTTCATCAAGCTGCTGGAGAAATTCCCGCGGTTCGAAACGTCGGCGTATCTACTGGTCGTCGTCATCGGCATCAAACTGCTCGCCGACTGGACTGCTAACAGCGACTGGAGCTTTGACAAGCATTTCGCCGACAAGTGGATCGGTGGCGCGAAGCCGACCTTTGTCGCCATTGAAAAATCTCGACGCGAAACAACGCACAACTACGAGCATTGGTTGGAGCAGAGCTATCCGCTGCACATCGTGCCGGAAGAGAAGCGGATCGAGCTCGAAATCGATGCGGCCAAAGCCAAGGACGAGAAGAAAGTGCCCGACCTGGAGAAGAAACTAGCGGACTTTCGCGAGAAGCACATCCCGCACTTGCTCGATTTCCACGATCTCCGTCGGCCAGAATGCTCGTCATTCTGGCTCATCATGGTCTTGTGCTTCTGCTTCGGGTTTTTGCCCGGTAAGAAGCACTAGCAACTGGTCAGGCTATTCCTGCTGTTGCTGCTGAGTGCTCCGCAGATCCCGTTCACGCTGTGCGGCCAGCTCAGCAAAGTACAGGTCGGTTGCGTAAGTCTGCGGATTGACGACAGGCCCCATGCTGCTTTGCTCGGCTGGGGTCTCACTGCTACGCAGCGCAGACACCGTTTCGAGCGTCACGGATTCAGGCGCCGTGAGGGGAGGGACGGGATTCTCGTTCAGGTAGTTAATGATCGGAATCGCATCGAACGCCGTGATCTGGTTGTCGCTGTTCACGTCGAGATAGGGCGGTGGGCTGCCGGTACTCGGAACAGGTTGAGCGCCAAACTGATTCAGGAAGTTGATGACCGGAATCACGTCAAAGGCACTGATCTTGCCATCGTTGTTCACATCGAGCGGATCAACTGGGTTCTGCCACAGGCTGTCGTTATCGTTGACCTGCATTGACAGGGTCGCGGTGGTCAACCCACTCGCCGTGGCCGTGATCGTGACCGGCCGCGAACCGTCGACAATCGAATCGTCGACTGCCGTGATGGTGAATGTCACCGAGACTTGATTGGCGGGGATCGTCACCGTGGCAGGAACCGTCGCTTCCGTAGTGTCGCTGCTCGTCAGGGTGACCACGAGCGGCGACGAGATGTTGGCGGTGTTGCGCGAGACGGTGCCGGTCGAAGTTCCGTTGAATTCTGAAATCGATGTCGACGAAGCCGATAGCGACAACGTTTGAGCGCTATCGTTATCAGTAACTTGCAAGCCGACGTTGGCGCTGCTGAAACCGGTTGCCGTGGCCGAGAGCGTCACGCTCTGCGTGCCGTCGACAATCAGGTCGTCAACGCCGGTGACCGTGAAGGTTACCGACACCTGATTGGCTGGGATCGTCACGGTAACGGGAACGGTGGCTTCGCTGGTGTCGCTGCTCGATAGATTCACCACGAGCGGCTGCGAAATGTTGCCGGCCGAGCGAGTCACAGTTCCCGTCGTCGTGCCGTTCAATTCCGAAATCGTGGATGTGGCCAGCGAGAGGGCCAGTGTGGAGGCGACGTCGTTATCGGTGACTTGCAAACCGACGTTCGCTCCCGTGAAACCGCTTGCGCTCGCAAAAATCGTCACGCTCTGCGTGCCATCGACAATCGCGTCATCCACGGCCGAGATCGTGAATGTAGCCGACGTTTGATTGGCGGGGATCGTGACCGTAGCTGGAACGGTCGCTTCCGTCGTATCGCTGCTCGACAGAGTCACCACCAGCGGCTGCGTGATGTTGCCGCTCGTCCGAGTGACAGTTCCTGTGGTCGAGCCGTTGGTTTCCGAGATCGTGGAAACCGACGTGGTAAGGGAGAGTATCGACCCGTCGTTATCGGTGACTTGCAGCACCGTGGTAGCGTTACTGAATCCGCTGGCGCTGGCCGAGATGGTCACGCTTTGCGTGCCATCGATGATCGCGTCATCGACGGCATTGATGGTGAAGCTCACCGATGTTTGATTGGCGGGGATCGTGACGGTGTTCGGCACCGTCGCTTCCGTCGTGTCGCTGCTCGAGAGGCTAACTACGAGCGCCGAAGAAATATTCGCCGCGGACCGCGTGATGGTGCCTGTCGTCGAGCCGCCCGATTCCGAGATGAAACTGGCGACCGTCGAAAGGGACAGCGTGGACGCGACGTCGTTGTCAGCGACCTGAATCACCTGAGTCGCCGTGGTCAGGCCGGTTGCCGTGGCCGTGATGGTGACGTTTTGCGTACCATCAACGATCAAGTCATCCACTGCAGTCACGGTGAAGGTGGCAGACAGTTGATTCGCCGGAATCGTTACCGTCGTCGGGACGGTGGCTTCTGAGGTATCGCTGCTCGACAAGCTAACGACCAGAGCGCTCGCGATGCTCGCATTGCTGCGAGTGACAGTGAAGGTGGAGGTGGTGTTCGGTTCGCTGATGGTGGTGAGCGTCGCCGAAAGTGAAAGCGCAGGGGTCCCAGCAGTTGGGCTGCTCACAATCAGCTGATAATTGCCCGTTGCATTCGCGCCCCCCGAAACATCTCCGGTGCCCGTCGTCGGGCTGTAGGCAAAGTTATTGGCGTTCGAGACGCCGATGTAGTAGTTGCCGGGAGTGACGAACGTGTACTGCAGGTAAGCGTCGTACCCGACCGCGCCTTCACCGGGCGCGGCGGCATCGTTGTTAAAGGCGAGCTGCGTGCCGGTCGAGTCGAACAGCCGCAGATACGAACCCAGCCCGCCCGGTCCGTTGAGAGGAGTGTCGATATCGAACTCCACGGTTTGATTCGCGGTAACCGTGACCTGATACATGTTCACGTCAGTATCGGGCGCAATGCTCAAACTGTTTACGATTGGCGTACTGTTGGGCGTGCCCAGAACAATGGCTTCGCTGATCTGATCGTTCGTATCCGTCGGAGACGTAGTAACCAGCGTGATCGTCAGGGTATAAGCGCCGATGGAATTCTGACCGCCAGCCGTGTCGTTGCCGCCGGTGGTCGTGTTGTAGTTTCTGTTCGTATTGTTCGAGACGCCCAGATAATAGGTGCCGCCCGTAGAAAAGGCGTATCGCAGGTACGAGTCAAATCCCACCGTCGATTCGCCTGGAGCCGCACCGTCGTCATTCGAAGCGAGCTCAGTCCCGGATGCGTTGAACAACCGCAGGTATGAACCCAAACCGCCAACGCCGTTGAGCGCAGTATCGATATCGAAGTCGACCGAATCGCCATTGGTGACGGTGAAACGAATCAGGTCGACATCAATGTCAGGATCAATCGATTGGTTGCTGCGTACGATTGGCGTGCTCGTGATGCTCCCCAGGTTTGGCGCTTCCGCAAACGTGTCGTCGGTGTCGTCCGGCAAACCCGTGACGGTCAATGTGTAAGCGCCGGTGCTGTTGGCTCCGCCCGAGACGTCGCCATCGCCAGTGAGTGCGTTGTAAGCGCTGTTGGTATTGTTCGACACACCCAGGTAATACGTCCCCGCCGTGGCAAATGTGTAACGCAGGTACGCATCGAAACCAAGCGTGTTTTCGCCGGGCGCCGTGCCATCGTTGTTCGCCGCCAGCTGCACGCCGCTGCTGTTGAACAGGCGGATGTAAGAACCAAGGCCACCAGTGCCGTTGAGCGCGGTATCGATATCGAAATCGATCGACTGCCCCGCGGTGGCGGTGAAGCGATACATATCGACATCGACGTCGGGAGTGATCGCGCTATTCGCTGGCGATACCTTGGGCGTCGTGCCGATGGCTCCCAGATCGAT is drawn from Anatilimnocola floriformis and contains these coding sequences:
- a CDS encoding beta strand repeat-containing protein translates to MKQRRDSNTATQRQRFLRPLRFESLAERLPFDAGPTIGSALSLGVASIAGVTKTDNISPDTDVDMFQIQVTAGQTVDFDVDTAANGPGGLGSFLRLFNSSGTELAFNNDGTAPGETFLGYDAYLRYTFTTAGNYYVSVSNNSNTLFNPITGTGTSAGGANTTGSYSLTATALPIDTDDTIPEATNFSTIGSTPDIATKDIDVDIDVDLYSFTATAGQSIDFDIDTTLNGPGGLGSYLRIFDSNGNQIAANNDGVGVDENVIGYDSFIRFTFTTAGTYYVGVSNSTNTAYNINTGLNDTSGGANAIGSYKLYVQTTPTNPNDTDDEIGEAFGMGAVTTAGASRMTTITPAVDVDMYRFTVTAGQIVDFDIDTTQNGSGGLGSFIRLFNASGTELAFNNDAAAPGETIGFDSYLRYTFATAGTYYLGVSNSNNTLYNATTGTGDVANNLNAVGQYTLTIQGIAIDTDDQISEATPLGAINATPKVINKDIDIDIDVDMYQFTASAGQVVDFDIDTTSNGAPGLDSFIRVFDSNGNELAWNNNGIAPGENVAVFDGYVRYTFASAGSYYVGVSAATNPLYNATTGFNDTSGSSNSTGSYTLTINTAPAVPIDGDDAISEAIDLGAIGTTPKVSPANSAITPDVDVDMYRFTATAGQSIDFDIDTALNGTGGLGSYIRLFNSSGVQLAANNDGTAPGENTLGFDAYLRYTFATAGTYYLGVSNNTNSAYNALTGDGDVSGGANSTGAYTLTVTGLPDDTDDTFAEAPNLGSITSTPIVRSNQSIDPDIDVDLIRFTVTNGDSVDFDIDTALNGVGGLGSYLRLFNASGTELASNDDGAAPGESTVGFDSYLRYAFSTGGTYYLGVSNNTNRNYNTTTGGNDTAGGQNSIGAYTLTITLVTTSPTDTNDQISEAIVLGTPNSTPIVNSLSIAPDTDVNMYQVTVTANQTVEFDIDTPLNGPGGLGSYLRLFDSTGTQLAFNNDAAAPGEGAVGYDAYLQYTFVTPGNYYIGVSNANNFAYSPTTGTGDVSGGANATGNYQLIVSSPTAGTPALSLSATLTTISEPNTTSTFTVTRSNASIASALVVSLSSSDTSEATVPTTVTIPANQLSATFTVTAVDDLIVDGTQNVTITATATGLTTATQVIQVADNDVASTLSLSTVASFISESGGSTTGTITRSAANISSALVVSLSSSDTTEATVPNTVTIPANQTSVSFTINAVDDAIIDGTQSVTISASASGFSNATTVLQVTDNDGSILSLTTSVSTISETNGSTTGTVTRTSGNITQPLVVTLSSSDTTEATVPATVTIPANQTSATFTISAVDDAIVDGTQSVTIFASASGFTGANVGLQVTDNDVASTLALSLATSTISELNGTTTGTVTRSAGNISQPLVVNLSSSDTSEATVPVTVTIPANQVSVTFTVTGVDDLIVDGTQSVTLSATATGFSSANVGLQVTDNDSAQTLSLSASSTSISEFNGTSTGTVSRNTANISSPLVVTLTSSDTTEATVPATVTIPANQVSVTFTITAVDDSIVDGSRPVTITATASGLTTATLSMQVNDNDSLWQNPVDPLDVNNDGKISAFDVIPVINFLNQFGAQPVPSTGSPPPYLDVNSDNQITAFDAIPIINYLNENPVPPLTAPESVTLETVSALRSSETPAEQSSMGPVVNPQTYATDLYFAELAAQRERDLRSTQQQQQE
- a CDS encoding TerC family protein, which encodes MNFLPLLDCLPLGLIDILGQKLEASDLAVVGLLILLEGVLSIDNALVLGLLAKRLPAHQRSRALSYGLIGAFVFRVIAICTASLLLQLPFVKFIGGAYLVYIAVKHLFFEGKQEGEDEVKLDEHGHPIVTEEDTSTGKTFVGAAFWPTVLVIELTDIAFAVDSILAAMALAGGHVEKLWVVITGGIIGVVLMRFAAAIFIKLLEKFPRFETSAYLLVVVIGIKLLADWTANSDWSFDKHFADKWIGGAKPTFVAIEKSRRETTHNYEHWLEQSYPLHIVPEEKRIELEIDAAKAKDEKKVPDLEKKLADFREKHIPHLLDFHDLRRPECSSFWLIMVLCFCFGFLPGKKH